In Aequorivita sp. H23M31, a single window of DNA contains:
- a CDS encoding IS256 family transposase: MKKDDLISDDFLKQFKTHEELSDFLKQIQKRGIEKMLEGELDGHLDYDKHQRSNGGNSRNGHSRKKIKTSFGESEIAVPRDREASFNPMIVPKRGNMVDGLENVIVSLYAKGMSNSDIEEQIREVYDFDVSTSTISRITEKISGDIVAWQNRPLEPVYLIVWMDGIVFKVRENSKVINKTIYIAVGLRRDGKKEVLGLWLGKNESAAFWMSVLTDIRARGTEDILITATDNLNGFTDTIKNVFPESKTQICVVHQIRNACRYVVWKDKKAFTADMKHIYNAPNQEAAKMALEDFAQKWNDKYSYAIKSWRDNWEELTVFYEFPLEIRKIIYTTNLIENLNGKIRKYTKNKLSFPTDDAVMKSVYLAVREATKKWTMPVRNWGIILNQFLTIYEKRVRL, translated from the coding sequence ATGAAGAAAGACGATTTAATTTCAGATGATTTTCTGAAGCAGTTCAAGACCCACGAGGAGCTCAGCGATTTTTTAAAGCAGATCCAGAAACGTGGGATCGAAAAGATGCTCGAAGGTGAGCTCGACGGCCACCTAGATTACGACAAACACCAGAGGTCCAATGGAGGCAACTCGCGCAACGGGCACTCCCGGAAGAAAATAAAAACCTCCTTTGGCGAATCCGAGATTGCCGTCCCCAGAGACCGTGAGGCCTCGTTCAATCCCATGATCGTACCCAAGCGGGGCAATATGGTCGATGGCCTTGAGAACGTCATCGTGTCACTCTATGCCAAGGGAATGAGCAACAGCGATATTGAGGAGCAGATACGTGAGGTCTATGATTTTGATGTGTCCACCTCGACCATATCCAGGATCACGGAAAAAATATCGGGCGATATAGTTGCCTGGCAGAACCGTCCCTTGGAGCCGGTCTACTTGATTGTCTGGATGGATGGCATCGTATTCAAGGTCCGCGAGAACTCCAAGGTTATTAACAAGACCATCTACATAGCCGTTGGCCTGCGCAGGGACGGTAAAAAAGAGGTCTTGGGGCTATGGCTTGGCAAGAACGAATCAGCAGCTTTCTGGATGAGCGTATTGACCGATATAAGGGCGCGCGGCACAGAAGACATCCTTATCACGGCCACCGATAACCTCAATGGTTTTACGGATACGATCAAGAACGTGTTCCCCGAGTCCAAGACCCAGATATGCGTGGTACACCAGATACGCAATGCCTGCAGGTACGTCGTATGGAAGGATAAAAAAGCCTTTACCGCAGATATGAAGCATATCTATAACGCCCCAAACCAGGAGGCCGCCAAGATGGCCCTAGAGGATTTTGCCCAAAAATGGAACGATAAATATTCCTATGCCATCAAGAGCTGGCGCGACAACTGGGAAGAGCTCACAGTGTTCTATGAGTTCCCGTTGGAGATACGCAAGATCATCTATACCACGAACCTTATCGAGAACCTGAACGGGAAGATAAGAAAGTACACCAAGAACAAACTTTCCTTCCCAACGGACGATGCCGTGATGAAATCCGTATATTTGGCAGTAAGGGAAGCCACCAAAAAATGGACAATGCCCGTCAGGAACTGGGGCATTATATTAAACCAGTTCCTAACGATCTATGAAAAAAGGGTCAGACTCTAA